The following are encoded together in the Gemmatimonadota bacterium genome:
- the tsaD gene encoding tRNA (adenosine(37)-N6)-threonylcarbamoyltransferase complex transferase subunit TsaD, translating into MTQPLILGIETSCDETSAAVLRGEQELLGHVILSQDVHKLYGGVVPELASRAHLQVLDKVVDGALREARLELGDVAVFAATAGPGLIGALLVGLTWAKAAAYAAARPLVAVHHMEAHLFATALEQPAAQPPFVGLLVSGGHTLLLWVPEWGRYRLLGQTRDDAAGEAFDKVAKILGLEFPGGPVIEELAREGDAAAHAFPRPMLSRTQKPGDPDYYDFSFSGLKTAVATRVRELEAEGRLAVEVANLAASFQAAVVEVLVGKTLRAVHATACRRVLIGGGVAASRALRAAIAEPLGPTGELFYPSARLATDNGAMVARAGLFHYLRGDIAPLDVTAQADLPFPGLEA; encoded by the coding sequence CAGGACGTGCACAAACTCTACGGTGGAGTGGTGCCCGAGCTCGCCTCCCGCGCACACCTTCAGGTGCTGGACAAGGTCGTGGACGGGGCGCTGCGCGAGGCCCGCCTCGAGCTGGGCGACGTCGCCGTATTCGCCGCCACGGCCGGGCCGGGCCTGATCGGCGCACTGCTGGTCGGCCTTACCTGGGCCAAGGCGGCAGCCTACGCCGCTGCCCGGCCGCTCGTCGCCGTGCACCACATGGAAGCGCACCTGTTCGCGACGGCACTCGAGCAGCCGGCGGCACAGCCGCCCTTCGTGGGACTCCTGGTCTCCGGCGGCCACACACTGCTGCTCTGGGTTCCGGAGTGGGGTCGCTACCGCCTGCTGGGGCAGACGCGCGACGACGCGGCCGGCGAGGCCTTCGACAAAGTGGCCAAGATCCTGGGCCTCGAATTCCCGGGCGGCCCGGTCATCGAGGAGCTGGCCCGGGAGGGCGACGCTGCAGCCCACGCCTTTCCGCGGCCCATGCTCTCGCGCACGCAAAAGCCCGGCGACCCCGACTACTACGACTTCTCCTTTAGTGGGTTGAAGACCGCTGTCGCCACGCGCGTGCGGGAGCTCGAGGCAGAGGGGCGTCTGGCCGTGGAGGTCGCCAACCTGGCAGCCTCGTTCCAGGCTGCGGTGGTCGAGGTGCTGGTCGGGAAAACCTTGCGCGCGGTCCACGCCACCGCCTGCCGTCGCGTGCTGATCGGCGGGGGCGTTGCCGCCAGCCGAGCGCTGCGCGCAGCCATCGCGGAGCCACTCGGCCCGACCGGCGAGCTCTTCTACCCTTCTGCGCGGCTCGCTACGGATAACGGCGCCATGGTCGCGCGCGCCGGACTCTTCCACTACCTGCGCGGGGACATTGCCCCGCTCGACGTGACGGCGCAGGCAGACCTGCCTTTTCCGGGGCTGGAGGCATGA